One window of the Camelus ferus isolate YT-003-E chromosome 12, BCGSAC_Cfer_1.0, whole genome shotgun sequence genome contains the following:
- the SBF1 gene encoding myotubularin-related protein 5 isoform X1 has protein sequence MARLADYFVLVAFGPHPRGSGEGQGQILQRFPEKDWEDNPFPQGIELFCQPSGWQLCPERNPPTFFVAVLTDINSERHYCACLTFWEPLEPTQEGVCTQDAAEREEEADEGGPVRPSPTASGSPGQLFAPKTLVLVSRLDHAEVFRNSLGLIYTIHVEGLNVGLESVVGNLLTCVIPLAGGSQRTISLGAGDRQVIQTPLTDSLPISRCSVALLFRQLGITNVLSLFCAALTEHKVLFLSRSYQRLSDACRGLLALLFPLRYSFTYVPILPAQLLEVLSTPTPFIIGVNAAFQAEAQELLDVIVADLDGGTVTVPECVHIPPLPEPLQSQTHSVLSMVLDPELELADLAFPPPTMSTSSLKMQDKELRAVFLRLFAQLLQGYRWCLHMVRIHPEPVIRFHKAAFLGQRGLVEDDFLMKVLEGMAFAGFVSERGVPYRPTDLFDELVAHEVARMRADENHPQRVLRHVKELAEQLYKNENPYPAVAMHKVQRPGEASHLRRAPRPFPRLDEGMVQWIVDQATAKMQGAPPAVKAERRTTVPSGPPMTAILERNSGLHGNSARRLEVVRNCISYVFEGKMLEAKKLLPAVLRALKGRAARRCLAQELHLHVQQNRAVLDHQQFDFVVRMMNCCLQDCTSLDEHGVAAALLPLVTAFCRKLSPGVTQFAYSCVQEHVVWSTPQFWEAMFYGDVQTHIRALYLEPAEDRDPSQVGEVPGWEDERSALDVASEQRRLWPTLSREKQQELVQKEESTVFSQAIHYANRMSYLLLPLDSSKSRLLRERAGLGDLESASNSLVTNSMAGSVAESYDTESGFEDAETCDVAGAVVRFINRFVDKVCTESGVTSDHLKGLHVMVPDIVQMHIETLEAVHRESKRLPPIQKPKLLRPRLLPGEECVLDGLRVYLLPDGREEGAGGSGGGPALLPAEGAVFLTTYRVIFTGMPTDPLVGEQVVVRSFPVAALTKEKRISVQTPVDQLLQDGLQLRSCTFQLLKMAFDEEVGSDSAELFRKQLHKLRYPPDIRGTFALTLGSAHTPGRPPRTTKDKGPSFRTLSRNLVKNAKKTIGRQYVTRKKYNPPSWEHRGQTPTEDQEDEISVSEELEPSTLTPSSALKPSDRMTMSSLVERACCRDYQRLGLGTLSSSLSRAKSEPFRISPVNRMYAICRSYPGLLIVPQSVQDNALQRVSRCYRQNRFPVVCWRSGRSKAVLLRSGGLHGKGVVGLFKTQNAPSPGQSQADSSSLEQEKYLQAVVSSMPRYADTSGRNTLSGFSSAHMGSHVPSPRARVTTLSNPMAASASRRTAPRGKWGSVRAGGRSGGLSSDVGSRLAGRDMLSPPQANGAPPDPGFLRPQRAALYIIGDKAQLKGVRPDPLQQWELVPIEVFEARQVKASFKKLLKACVPGCPATEPGPASFLRSLEDSEWLTQIHKLLQVSVLVVELLDSGSSVLVSLEDGWDITTQVVSLVQLLSDPFYRTLEGFRLLVEKEWLSFGHRFGHRGAHTLAGQSSGFTPVFLQFLDCVHQVHLQFPMEFEFSPFYLKFLGYHHASRRFRTFLLDSDYERIELGLLYEEKGERRGQQACRSVWEYVDRLSKRTPVFYNYMYAPEDAEVLRPYSNVSNLKVWDFYTEETLAEGPPYDWELAQGPPEPPEEERPDGGAPQSRRRVVWPCYDSRPRVQPDAISRLLEVRAAWLGPETPRGCPSMHAGPVALPSPTLLAVGTHGSLWTPEAVTVNPRVSGLGFLAPGSWGSALGEISVFPGALPVLCRPLPSSSSCAWPTVIPRSSFPTHPNVDSALLGSFPLVPPSETGLEAWDGRSGLSPSLCCPWWACLLSLSNQDPIGQGPLGEGKELHGRGGAGGGIEGGHPVARVLSGAKPSEGSGPQVQTRGRFASRCPLCGRLALVSI, from the exons ATGGCGCGGCTCGCGGACTACTTTGTGCTGGTGGCGTTCGGGCCGCACCCGCGCG ggagtgGGGAAGGCCAGGGCCAGATCCTGCAGCGCTTCCCAGAGAAGGACTGGGAGGACAACCCGTTCCCCCAGGGCATCGAGCTG TTTTGCCAGCCAAGTGGGTGGCAGCTGTGTCCTGAGAGGAACCCGCCAACCTTCTTTGTTGCTGTCCTCACCGACATCAACTCTGAGCGGCACTACTGCGCCTGCCTGACCTTTTGGGAGCCCCTGGAGCCCACGCAG GAAGGGGTGTGCACCCAGGACGCCGccgagagggaggaggaggccgaTGAGGGAGGCCCAGTGCGACCGTCACCCACGGCATCTGGCTCACCAGGCCAGCTGTTTGCTCCGAAGACGCTGGTGCTGGTATCTCGACTGGACCACGCGGAGGTGTTCAGG AACAGCCTTGGTCTCATCTACACCATCCACGTGGAGGGCCTGAACGTGGGCCTGGAGAGTGTGGTGGGGAACCTGCTGACATGCGTCATCCCCCTGGCCGGGGGCTCGCAG agAACCATCTCTTTAGGAGCTGGTGACCGGCAGGTCATCCAGACCCCACTCACCGACTCGCTGCCTATCAGCCGCTGCAGCGTGGCCCTGCTTTTCCGCCAGCTGG GCATCACCAACGTGCTGTCCCTGTTCTGCGCTGCGCTCACGGAGCACAAGGTGCTCTTCCTGTCCCGGAGCTACCAGCGCCTCTCCGATGCCTGCCGGGGGCTTCTGGCGCTGCTGTTCCCTCTTAGATACAG CTTCACGTATGTGCCCATCCTGCCGGCGCAGCTCCTGGAGGTGCTCAGCACGCCCACACCCTTCATCATTGGAGTCAACGCCgccttccaggcagaggcccAAGAGCTG CTGGATGTGATTGTTGCTGATCTCGATGGAGGGACAGTGACTGTCCCTGAGTGTGTGCACATCCCACCCCTGCCGGAGCCACTGCAGAGTCAGACGCACAGTGTTCTGAGCATG GTCCTGGATCCAGAGCTGGAGTTGGCCGATCTTGCGTTCCCTCCACCCACAATGTCTACTTCCTCCCTGAAGATGCAG GATAAGGAGCTGCGTGCCGTCTTCCTACGGCTCTTTGCTCAGCTCCTGCAAGGCTACCGCTGGTGTCTGCACATGGTCCGCATCCACCCGGAGCCTGTCATCCGCTTTCACAAG GCGGCCTTCCTGGGCCAGCGCGGGCTGGTGGAGGACGACTTCCTGATGAAGGTGTTGGAGGGCATGGCCTTCGCAGGCTTCGTGTCGGAACGCGGGGTCCCCTACCGCCCAACAGACCTATTTGATGAG CTGGTGGCCCACGAGGTGGCAAGGATGCGGGCAGACGAGAACCACCCTCAGCGTGTCCTGCGTCACGTCAAGGAACTGGCGGAGCAGCTCTACAAGAAC GAGAACCCATACCCCGCTGTGGCTATGCACAAGGTGCAGAGGCCAGGGGAGGCCAGCCACCTGCGGCGGGCACCCCGGCCCTTCCCCCGGCTGGACGAGGGCATGGTGCAGTGGATAGTGGACCAGGCCACGGCCAAGATGCAGGGCGCACCCCCGGCCGTGAAGGCCGAGAGGAGGACCACTGTGCCCTCAGGGCCCCCCATGA CCGCTATCCTTGAGCGGAACAGTGGGCTCCATGGCAACAGCGCTCGCCGGCTGGAGGTGGTCCGCAACTGCATCTCCTACGTGTTTGAGGGGAAGATGCTCGAGGCCAAGAAG CTGCTTCCAGCTGTGCTGAGGGCGCTGAAGGGGCGTGCAGCCCGCCGCTGCCTCGCCCAGGAGCTGCACCTGCATGTGCAGCAGAATCGGGCTGTCCTGGACCACCAGCAGTTCGACTTCGTTGTCCGCATGATGAACTGCTGCCTGCAG GACTGCACCTCCCTGGACGAGCACGGCGTCGCAgctgccctgctgcccctggTCACGGCCTTCTGCCGG AAGCTGAGCCCGGGGGTGACGCAGTTTGCGTACAGCTGCGTGCAGGAGCACGTGGTGTGGAGCACGCCGCAGTTCTGGGAGGCCATGTTCTACGGGGACGTGCAGACTCACATCCGGGCCCTCTACCTGGAGCCTGCCGAGGACCGAGACCCCTCTCAG GTCGGGGAGGTGCCTGGATGGGAGGACGAGCGCTCGGCCCTGGACGTGGCGTCTGAGCAGAGGCGCCTGTGGCCCACCCTGAGCCGCGAGAAGCAGCAGGAGCTGGTGCAGAAGGAGGAGAGCACAGTGTTCAGCCAGGCCATCCACTATGCCAACCGCATGAGCTACTTGCTGCTGCCCCTGGACAGCAGCAAGAGCCGGCTGCTGCGGGAGCGTGCGGGGCTGGGTGACCTGGAGAGCGCCAGCAACAGCCTGGTCACCAACAG CATGGCGGGCAGTGTGGCAGAGAGTTACGACACGGAGAGCGGCTTCGAGGACGCAGAGACCTGCGATGTGGCGGGGGCCGTGGTCCGCTTCATCAACCGCTTCGTGGACAAGGTCTGCACGGAGAGTGGGGTCACCAGCGACCACCTCAAGGGGCTGCATGTCATGGTGCCAG ACATCGTCCAGATGCACATCGAGACGCTGGAGGCCGTGCACAGAGAGAGCAAGAGGCTGCCCCCCATCCAGAAG CCCAAACTGCTTCGGCCCCGCCTGCTGCCCGGCGAGGAGTGTGTGCTGGATGGCCTGCGTGTCTACCTGCTACCCGATGGGCGTGAGGAAGGTGCCGGGGGCAGCGGGGGCGGCCCCGCACTGCTTCCAGCTGAGGGCGCCGTCTTCCTCACCACATACCGGGTCATCTTCACGGGGATGCCCACCGACCCCCTGG TGGGGGAACAGGTGGTGGTCCGCTCCTTCCCGGTGGCCGCGCTGACCAAGGAGAAGCGCATCAGCGTCCAGACGCCTGTGGACCAGCTCCTGCAGGACGGGCTGCAGCTGCGCTCCTGCACCTTTCAG CTGCTGAAGATGGCCTTTGATGAGGAGGTGGGGTCCGACAGCGCTGAGCTCTTCCGCAAGCAGCTGCACAAACTGCGGTACCCGCCGGACATCAGGGGCACCTTCGCACTCACCCTGGGCTCCGCCCACACACCTGGCAGGCCACCCCGCACCACCAAGGACAAAGGTCCTTCCTTCAG GACGCTGTCCCGGAACCTGGTGAAGAACGCCAAGAAGACCATCGGGCGGCAGTATGTCACTCGGAAGAAGTACAACCCGCCCAGCTGGGAGCACCGGGGCCAGACACCCACTGAGGACCAGGAGGACGAGATCtcag TGTCAGAGGAGCTGGAGCCCAGCACGCTGACCCCTTCCTCGGCCCTGAAGCCCTCGGACCGCATGACCATGAGCAGCCTGGTGGAGCGGGCATGCTGCCGCGATTACCAACGCCTGGGGCTGGGCACACTGAGCAGCAGCCTGAGCCGGGCCAAGTCTGAGCCCTTCCGGATCTCCCCGGTGAACCGCATGTACGCCATCTGCCGCAG CTACCCCGGGCTGCTGATCGTCCCCCAGAGCGTCCAGGACAATGCCCTGCAGCGTGTTTCCCGCTGCTACCGCCAGAATCGCTTCCCCGTGGTCTGCTGGCGCAGCGGACGCTCCAAGGCCGTGCTCCTGCGCTCGGGGGGCCTGCATGGCAAAGGGGTCGTTGGCCTCTTCAAGACCCAGAACGCGCCATCTCCAG GCCAATCCCAGGCGGACTCAAGCAGCCTGGAGCAGGAGAAGTACCTGCAGGCTGTTGTCAGCTCCATGCCGCGCTATGCTGACACGTCTGGACGCAATACCCTCAGCGGCTTCTCCTCAGCCCACATGGGCAGCCACG tgcccagccccagagccagggTCACCACGCTGTCCAACCCCATGGCGGCCTCGGCCTCCAGACGGACCGCGCCCCGAG GTAAATGGGGCAGTGTCCGGGCCGGTGGGCGCAGTGGGGGGCTCAGCAGTGATGTAGGCTCCCGGCTAGCAGGCAGAGACATGCTGAGCCCCCCCCAGGCCAATGGGGCCCCCCCTGACCCAGGCTTCCTGCGGCCCCAGCGTGCAGCGCTCTACATCATTGGAGACAAAGCCCAGCTCAAG GGTGTGCGGCCAGACCCGCTGCAGCAGTGGGAGCTGGTGCCCATTGAGGTGTTTGAGGCGCGACAGGTGAAAGCCAGCTTCAAGAAGCTGCTGAAGGCATGTGTCCCTGGCTGTCCTGCCACCgagccaggcccagcctccttcctgcgCTCGCTGGAAGACTCAGAGTGGCTGACTCAG ATCCACAAGCTGCTGCAGGTGTCGGTGCTGGTGGTGGAGCTCCTGGACTCGGGCTCCTCGGTCCTGGTGAGCCTGGAGGACGGCTGGGACATCACCACTCAG GTGGTGTCCCTGGTGCAGCTGCTCTCAGACCCTTTCTACCGCACTCTGGAGGGCTTCCGTCTGCTGGTGGAGAAGGAGTGGCTGTCCTTTGGCCATCGCTTCGGCCACCGCGGGGCCCACACCCTGGCCGGGCAGAGCAGTGGCTTCACACCTGTCTTCCTGCAGTTTCTGGACTGCGTGCACCAG GTCCACCTACAGTTCCCCATGGAGTTCGAGTTCAGCCCATTCTACCTCAAGTTCCTTGGCTACCACCACGCATCCCGCCGCTTCCGGACCTTCCTGCTTGACTCGGACTATGAGCGCATTGAGCTGG GGCTGCTGTATGAGGAGAAGGGGGAGCGCAGGGGCCAGCAGGCGTGCCGGTCGGTGTGGGAGTACGTGGACCGGCTGAGCAAGAGGACGCCCGTGTTCTACAATTACATGTACGCGCCCGAGGACGCGGAG GTCCTGCGGCCCTACAGCAACGTGTCCAACCTGAAGGTGTGGGACTTCTACACCGAGGAGACGCTGGCCGAGGGCCCCCCCTACGACTGGGAGCTGGCGCAGGGGCCCCCCGAACCCCCGGAGGAGGAGCGGCCCGATGGGGGCGCCCCCCAGAGCAGGCGGCGGGTGGTGTGGCCCTGCTACGACAGCCGCCCCCGGGTCCAGCCTGACGCCATCTCCCGGCTGCTGGAGGTGCGTGCGGCCTGGCTGGGCCCTGAGACTCCGAGGGGGTGTCCGAGCATGCACGCCGGTCCtgtggccctgccctcccccaccctacTGGCGGTTGGTACCCATGGCTCCCTGTGGACACCGGAGGCTGTTACCGTGAACCCCCGGGTCTCAGGACTCGGCTTCCTTGCTCCGGGCTCGTGGGGGTCAGCCTTAGGGGAAATCAGCGTTTTCCCAGGTGCCCTCCCTGTCCTCTGCAGACCTCTGCCCTCTTCTTCCTCGTGTGCCTGGCCAACAGTCATACCGAGGTCGAGCTTCCCCACCCACCCTAATGTGGACAGTGCTCTGCTGGGTTCTTTCCCTCTGGTGCCCCCTTCAGAGACAGGCCTGGAAGCTTGGGATGGACGTTCCGGCCTCTCACCCTCTCTTTGCTGTCCTTGGTGGGCATGTCTGCTCAGCCTCAGCAATCAGGATCCAATAGGGCAGGGACCTCTGGGAGAGGGAAAAGAGCTCCAtgggcggggaggggctgggggtggcataGAGGGCGGCCATCCAGTGGCCAGGGTTCTCTCTGGGGCCAAGCCATCAGAAGGCAGTGGGCCTCAGGTCCAGACCAGAGGAAGGTTTGCATCCCGCTGCCCACTCTGTGGCCGGCTGGCTTTGGTGAGCATCTAA